From the Nerophis ophidion isolate RoL-2023_Sa linkage group LG18, RoL_Noph_v1.0, whole genome shotgun sequence genome, one window contains:
- the LOC133537364 gene encoding uncharacterized protein LOC133537364 yields the protein MRMSQRAFSLKTRVDAGRSRVSETLSGSLPRMNPQNRNMLFQTKAQKSFEDKKLNPYKKTEEIKLTLPPINTVKTRVHSSYSNNIKDLKNQNYDLKLQLIEVKTETKLLKKVQHRHTVALQNYHDAEDSISEVLTQNDNEVRDLQKLLCGTRTCRNNLAWKLQVTEKELTNVKDKIQHLQRRVVKEHTLPAKDEMSRELNKVSGQLQDKDRRIQDLEKCNKFLRGSLNRQATSEHKKISAARKTSYCLQTQVFELKKETRDIKRELEIHNIYAYKLGNQSKKKGKLNKMVQTDVVSASCSETENPVKSDVSEPEEKPPVSHSVIPERHDYGPPLPPPSLDDPKEPEDTNKYPVVEEIPSHPPVVEYVEEVIEERKPDIVVVQQPEKQEEQVVWIPTPPRHRGGFPQITRHRRKYIFSPVIENLHKGRPAYSGVDMNEYKAFQRQTKVESYSQSCSGSSPAWRSDYIEDGSPCGFETPHPEGVSFVSQEVSDLPESKLSVSEICE from the exons ATGAGGATGAGCCAGCGGGCCTTTTCGCTCAAGACGCGGGTGGACGCCGGGAGAAGCCGCGTCAGCGAGACGCTGTCCGGATCTCTGCCCAGGATGAACCCGCAGAATCGCAACATGCTTTTCCAAACGAAAGCGCAAAAAAGCTTCGAGGACAAGAAGTTGAATCCTTACAAAAAAACGGAAG AAATAAAGCTGACGTTACCTCCAATCAACACTGTTAAGACCAGGGTCCATTCCTCGTACTCCAACAACATTAAGGATCTGAAGAACCAGAACTATGACCTGAAGCTGCAGCTGATCGAAGTCAAGACGGAGACCAAGCTGTTAAAGAAAGTACAGCATCGCCACACGGTGGCGCTGCAGAATTACCACGACGCTGAAGATAGCATTTCGGAG GTGCTGACACAGAACGACAACGAGGTCCGGGACCTGCAAAAGCTGCTGTGCGGAACGCGCACCTGCCGCAACAACCTGGCGTGGAAGCTGCAAGTGACGGAGAAGGAGCTGACCAACGTCAAAGACAAGATCCAGCATCTCCAGCGGCGGGTGGTCAAGGAGCACACCTTGCCGGCCAAGGACGAGATGTCCCGCGAGCTGAACAAAGTCTCCGGGCAGCTGCAAGACAAGGACAGGCGCATACAG GATTTGGAGAAGTGCAACAAATTTCTACGCGGCTCTCTCAATCGGCAAGCGACATCGGAACACAAAAAGATCAGCGCGGCCAGGAAGACGTCCTATTGTTTGCAGACGCAGGTTTTCgagttaaaaaaagaaactcgG GACATAAAAAGAGAGTTGGAGATACACAATATTTATGCCTATAAACTTggtaatcaatcaaaaaagaaaG GCAAACTGAACAAGATGGTCCAGACCGATGTTGTCTCTGCGTCCTGCAGCGAGACTGAGAATCCCGTCAAGTCGGATGTGTCCGAACCTGAGGAGAAGCCACCTGTCAGTCATTCGGTGATCCCTGAGAGACACGATTACGGACCGCCCCTACCACCGCCCTCTCTGGACGATCCAAAAGAGCCGGAAGATACCAACAAATATCCAG TGGTCGAAGAAATCCCCAGTCATCCGCCTGTGGTGGAATACGTTGAGGAAGTGATCGAAGAAAGGAAGCCAGACATAGTGGTTGTTCAGCAGCCAGAGAAGCAAGAAGAACAGGTGGTCTGGATCCCAACACCGCCTAGACATAGAGGAGGATTCCCACAGATTACCAGACACAGACGGAAATACATATTCTCACCGGTCATTGAGAACCTACATAAGGGCAGACCAGCCTACAGCGGTGTGGACATGAATGAATACAAGGCCTTTCAGAGACAGACGAAGGTAGAGTCTTATAGTCAATCGTGTTCAGGAAGTTCACCGGCTTGGAGATCGGATTACATAGAAGACGGCTCTCCATGCGGGTTTGAGACACCCCATCCCGAAGGGGTGTCTTTTGTGTCACAGGAAGTCTCCGATTTGCCTGAGTCCAAACTTAGTGTCTCTGAAATATGCGAGTAA
- the LOC133536830 gene encoding FK506-binding protein 5-like: MSFNQRDFVSRTAAEGDAPAARYTKDPSLSCSLPKLLPVQRLLQPKFHACKGQEDKLNPYRRAEAPKVKLPPLRETSKSREQTSNCIKELKNQNFTLQQQLKESKSENKLLKNVLHRHTVALQQFQDLEGSISQIQEQHRNEVKALRKLLGETRSSRDKLAKKLQATEKELLDAKDRIQHLQWKVIQNPNLLEKEELTRRLNEVTVQLEEKDRRIQFLEKSNMLLQGSLNRQVAMEQRKMCKTSDVSVGLPSQVNRFVQKQRTDRTTESETSNISPIRLRRRPHKKAKQNKMVQTDEHVSGASDTDSRLKSDFSEPDDFMLPSWRSPSSMEYTPDRSWTSEHQNTNVMDTSKREACKQDLHHAAGGQELSEESDGDESKQEEEEEEVEVEVKEVEHHQEDLRGKQQDDVEEEEEEENGEEEEEERSEEHGGGEKEEREGEETQEEENELEEKDEEEEVVAVQVKEKKSEEERLEETFRETFGETFKETFGEIFGENFGMIGEDDSQDSQEIEMYGEEEDEEEEEKEEIGEEEEAEKEKQDVEEEEEEEEEEEEEETDEREDEEVDNRKEEEGGEGGEYKEEEEYDQDEEDVRKQEKEEHGEKVRTASRRRAVSCVLSAPKTARQRSPKRCSRPRHRRRYNFTPVTTNLHLGKPAYSGVHLRYIRGTNVPVREETLYCRNRRRSLEQADDNSFSDEQTSQQTSQPDPASDGSDLETKQNGSHSQT; encoded by the exons ATGAGTTTCAATCAGCGGGACTTTGTATCGAGGACTGCAGCCGAGGGCGATGCTCCTGCTGCCAGGTACACTAAAGACCCTTCCCTAAGCTGCTCCCTCCCCAAACTCTTACCTGTGCAGCGCCTTTTGCAGCCCAAGTTCCATGCATGCAAAGGCCAGGAGGACAAACTCAACCCGTACAGGCGAGCTGAag CCCCCAAAGTCAAGTTGCCGCCCCTCAGGGAGACTTCAAAGTCCAGGGAGCAGACTTCCAACTGCATCAAAGAGCTGAAGAACCAGAACTTTACACTGCAGCAGCAGCTGAAGGAGTCCAAGAGCGAGAACAAACTGTTGAAGAACGTTCTCCATCGACACACGGTGGCGCTGCAGCAGTTCCAAGATTTAGAAGGCAGTATTTCCCAG ATACAGGAACAGCACAGAAACGAGGTCAAGGCCCTGCGCAAGCTGCTGGGCGAGACGCGCTCCAGCCGCGACAAGCTGGCGAAGAAGCTGCAGGCCACCGAGAAGGAGCTGTTGGACGCTAAAGACCGGATCCAGCACCTCCAGTGGAAGGTCATCCAGAACCCCAACCTGCTGGAGAAGGAGGAACTCACTCGCAGGCTGAATGAGGTCACCGTCCAGCTGGAGGAGAAGGACAGGAGGATACAG TTCCTGGAGAAGAGCAACATGTTGCTTCAAGGCTCGCTCAACCGGCAAGTCGCCATGGAGCAGAGGAAGATGTGCAAGACCAGCGACGTGTCCGTCGGCCTGCCGTCACAAGTGAACAGATTTGTCCAGAAACAAAGA ACGGACAGGACCACGGAATCGGAGACGAGTAACATCAGTCCAATCAGGTTACGGAGACGCCCGCACAAAAAAG CCAAGCAAAATAAGATGGTCCAGACTGATGAACACGTCTCTGGAGCCAGCGATACCGACAGTCGCCTCAAGTCCGACTTTTCAGAGCCTGACGACTTCATGCTACCATCGTGGCGAAGCCCATCCAGCATG GAATATACGCCAGACAGGTCTTGGACAAGTGAACATCAAAATACCAACGTTATGGACACTTCTAAACGTGAAG CCTGTAAGCAAGATCTTCATCACGCAGCAGGAGGACAGGAGCTATCAGAGGAGTCAGACGGGGACGAGAGCAagcaagaggaggaggaggaggaggtggaggtggaggtcaAGGAGGTGGAACACCACCAGGAGGACTTACGGGGGAAACAGCAGGATGACgtagaagaggaggaggaagaggaaaatggcgaggaggaagaagaggagaggTCAGAAGAACACGGTGGTGGGGAGAAAGAGGAGAGGGAAGGAGAGGAAACGCAGGAGGAGGAAAATGAGCTGGAGGAAAAGGATGAGGAAGAGGAGGTGGTGGCGGTGCAGGTGAAAGAGAAAAAGTCAGAGGAAGAGCGACTTGAGGAGACGTTTAGGGAGACCTTTGGGGAGACGTTTAAGGAGACATTTGGGGAGATCTTTGGGGAGAACTTTGGGATGATTGGAGAAGATGATTCTCAGGATTCTCAGGAGATTGAGATGTATGGTGAAGAGGaggatgaagaggaggaggagaaggaagaaataggagaggaggaggaggcagAGAAGGAAAAGCAGgatgtggaagaagaagaagaagaagaagaagaggaggaagaagaggaaacaGATGAAAGAGAAGATGAGGAGGTAGATAACAGAAAGgaggaagaaggaggagaaggtGGGGAGTACAAGGAGGAGGAAGAGTATGACCAAGACGAGGAGGACGTACGCAAACAGGAGAAAGAGGAGCACGGTGAGAAAGTCAGGACAGCCAGCAGACGACGCGCGGTCTCCTGCGTTCTCAGCGCACCAAAGACGGCGAGGCAGCGCTCGCCAAAGCGATGCTCGCGGCCTCGACATCGCCGCAGGTACAACTTCACCCCGGTCACCACCAACCTGCACCTGGGCAAGCCGGCCTACAGCGGCGTGCACCTGAGGTACATCCGAGGCACCAACGTGCCGGTGAGGGAGGAGACGCTGTACTGTCGCAACCGGAGGCGATCCTTGGAGCAGGCGGACGACAACTCGTTCAGCGACGAGCAGACCAGCCAGCAGACCAGCCAGCCGGACCCCGCCAGCGACGGCTCGGACTTGGAGACCAAACAGAATGGCTCACATTCACAGACTTAA